A genomic segment from Thermococcus sp. encodes:
- a CDS encoding metallophosphoesterase, producing the protein MKFAHIADVHLGREQFNQPFRYDDYLKAFREAVEKSVKANVDFILIAGDLFHVSRPSPRTIRDAVEILELPRKKDIPVFAIEGNHDKTIRETSVFDLLEHLGLVYTVGLKREPRKGEFQESKRLSENRYLVWGKIGDLEIHGLRHHTRWQLIRKEGSINVLKTLFKGKKGILMLHQAVDYLAKDTPYQDAFDLRLSELPDGFSYYALGHIHVRRIAEPSQTGLSGPLVYPGSLERTEVREASHLIRYSTRDRKPKVMENREPKGFYIVEDFQPEFVEVGTRPFYSVRVEGNSKAELRRKVEEVSSLIPKDAIAVITLEGTIKGGVALAEFNDLLRDSGIKYYTFRSRVVGEAVLSKERLSEEELFTEWEKELLMHLRVPPKEFSEGISEFIPWLMERYGKGIPAKAVISKKTPTTLEAKKEKIAKAGEKTSKKETKAPEKPPKGKEPAKREKLGKEENDKKKPTLKPKNPASLDAWLRRDTP; encoded by the coding sequence ATGAAGTTCGCGCACATCGCCGACGTTCACCTTGGGAGGGAGCAGTTCAACCAGCCCTTCCGCTATGACGACTACCTCAAGGCCTTCCGCGAGGCCGTCGAGAAGTCTGTAAAGGCCAACGTTGATTTTATACTCATCGCCGGAGACCTCTTCCACGTGAGCAGACCGTCGCCGAGGACGATACGCGATGCCGTCGAGATCCTTGAACTGCCGAGGAAAAAGGACATCCCGGTTTTCGCGATAGAGGGCAACCACGACAAGACCATAAGGGAGACGTCAGTCTTCGACCTTCTCGAGCACCTTGGGCTGGTATACACCGTTGGCCTCAAGAGGGAGCCAAGGAAGGGTGAGTTCCAAGAAAGTAAAAGGCTTTCCGAAAACCGTTATCTCGTATGGGGAAAGATCGGCGACCTTGAAATCCACGGACTGAGGCACCACACGCGCTGGCAGCTCATAAGAAAAGAGGGCTCTATTAATGTTCTCAAAACCCTGTTCAAGGGAAAGAAGGGGATTCTAATGCTCCACCAGGCAGTTGACTACCTGGCCAAGGACACGCCCTATCAAGATGCGTTCGACCTCAGACTGAGCGAACTCCCGGACGGATTCTCCTACTACGCCCTCGGGCACATCCACGTCAGGAGGATTGCGGAACCTTCTCAAACTGGATTAAGCGGTCCCCTGGTTTATCCCGGCTCCTTAGAGAGGACCGAGGTTAGGGAGGCAAGCCACCTAATCCGCTATTCCACGAGGGACAGGAAGCCAAAGGTAATGGAGAACCGCGAGCCTAAAGGATTCTACATCGTTGAGGACTTCCAGCCGGAGTTCGTGGAGGTCGGGACGAGGCCATTCTACTCGGTCAGGGTTGAAGGGAACAGCAAAGCCGAGCTGAGGAGGAAGGTCGAGGAGGTTTCATCGCTCATCCCAAAGGACGCCATTGCAGTAATAACGCTAGAGGGGACAATTAAGGGGGGTGTCGCCTTAGCTGAGTTCAACGACCTGCTCAGGGATTCCGGGATAAAATACTACACGTTCAGAAGCAGGGTCGTTGGGGAGGCAGTTCTATCAAAGGAGAGATTAAGCGAGGAGGAGCTGTTCACGGAGTGGGAGAAGGAACTGCTGATGCACCTTCGCGTCCCTCCGAAGGAGTTCTCAGAGGGGATTTCGGAGTTCATCCCTTGGCTAATGGAGAGGTATGGGAAGGGGATACCAGCGAAGGCCGTGATTTCGAAGAAGACCCCAACGACATTGGAGGCAAAGAAAGAAAAAATAGCGAAAGCTGGGGAAAAAACCTCCAAGAAGGAGACTAAAGCCCCTGAGAAACCACCTAAAGGTAAGGAACCAGCAAAAAGGGAGAAGCTCGGGAAGGAAGAGAACGACAAAAAGAAACCCACCCTAAAACCCAAAAATCCAGCAAGCCTCGACGCATGGCTGAGGAGGGATACGCCGTGA
- the rad50 gene encoding DNA double-strand break repair ATPase Rad50: protein MAEEGYAVRVRRIKIKNFKAHEKSEVEFSDGINLVIGQNGAGKSSILEAIFTALYMGHPSFPRGYLQTNTRVNAKGGIALTLEFEHNGKTYKIARDTKKSELLEDGSLIAEKSSDIARWVERNVYPMQVFTNALYIRQGEIEGLITNREVMERVLRKVLGIEDYENAERNAADLIRELRRKREYLKKLIERKAEVEEGLHDAEKRFSETLKRIRELRERMRKLEVEFKEAEKEYSCLKALKEKLEELGKKKAILEQMIKAEEDRIADYEDHISEVKKEIEELEEKFSRLKELQPLEKEYLKLKSLLSLKDELAKLELSEAKLTEKKKTLEEKTSRIEGISKKIVELEKDETTLRKTYEELKRKNSLHQRALQLKTEAERYRKELEKARTTPDEIEENLKTVEKAKEDLENLREEAARIREEMASLKGLKESLLENLSKLEGAKVCPLCKRPIGEHDEGEIKAEYNAEITSIEKKLMRLEEKLKRLQKGEPELRNIIKKEPMLIRLKKTADLLREAEEKLFEYDLEELEKAAEEFEDTKARLIEIKKELRQFKEELEEFEDARKELDEVKNRLADIGIQKEEIEKKLEKEGFTSFNGVEVRLKELEPAYREYLSLKGVPEQLTRAREKLTFIERKREESVKTFEELEGESKELAAEIEKLSKEFSDDNYREAEKRYMESARELEKAKAELKGAEELRDEVAKLLDELKAKEKEIEDAEKEIETVEKAIADMTIFKEKVARLKAEEELRGLEEVQKLAGETFSEMTEGKYQGIKLKREKKYGKERIELKVLYAGNEVGLEFLSGGERIALGLAFRLALSLYKVGNLELLILDEPTPFLDEERRKKLIEVISSQLRKIPQVIIVSHDEELKDAADYVIRVENAGGKSRVEVESLGAY from the coding sequence ATGGCTGAGGAGGGATACGCCGTGAGGGTAAGGAGGATTAAAATCAAGAACTTTAAAGCACACGAGAAGAGCGAGGTTGAGTTCAGCGACGGTATAAACCTAGTGATAGGTCAGAACGGTGCAGGGAAGAGCTCAATCCTCGAGGCTATCTTCACGGCCCTTTACATGGGGCATCCCAGCTTTCCAAGGGGTTACCTCCAAACCAACACCCGCGTTAACGCCAAGGGAGGCATAGCCCTCACTTTGGAGTTCGAGCACAACGGGAAGACCTACAAAATAGCCCGGGACACTAAAAAGAGTGAACTCCTTGAAGACGGCTCACTGATAGCGGAGAAAAGCTCGGATATAGCCCGCTGGGTGGAACGTAACGTCTACCCGATGCAGGTTTTTACCAACGCCCTCTACATAAGACAGGGCGAGATTGAGGGTTTAATCACGAACCGCGAGGTGATGGAGAGGGTTCTAAGGAAGGTTTTGGGCATAGAGGACTACGAAAACGCCGAGAGGAACGCGGCTGACCTAATAAGGGAATTGAGGAGAAAAAGGGAGTACTTAAAGAAGCTCATCGAGAGGAAGGCTGAGGTTGAAGAGGGCCTCCATGATGCCGAGAAGCGCTTCTCCGAGACGCTGAAGCGGATAAGAGAGCTGAGAGAGAGGATGAGAAAGCTCGAAGTGGAATTCAAGGAAGCGGAAAAAGAGTACTCCTGCCTCAAAGCTCTGAAGGAGAAACTCGAAGAATTGGGGAAGAAGAAGGCCATTCTCGAGCAGATGATAAAAGCCGAAGAGGATAGAATAGCGGACTACGAGGATCATATTTCCGAGGTCAAGAAGGAGATAGAGGAGCTTGAGGAGAAGTTCTCCCGTCTAAAGGAGCTCCAACCTCTGGAGAAGGAGTACCTCAAGCTGAAGTCCCTCCTTTCTCTCAAGGATGAGCTCGCGAAACTTGAACTCTCGGAAGCCAAGTTGACTGAAAAGAAAAAGACGCTCGAAGAGAAAACCTCCAGGATTGAAGGGATCTCCAAAAAGATAGTCGAACTAGAGAAAGATGAGACGACCCTCAGGAAAACCTACGAGGAACTTAAGCGGAAGAACTCCCTTCACCAACGCGCCCTCCAGTTGAAGACTGAGGCGGAGAGGTACAGGAAGGAACTTGAGAAGGCGAGGACCACCCCTGATGAGATCGAAGAAAACCTGAAGACCGTTGAAAAGGCGAAGGAAGACCTAGAAAACCTACGTGAGGAAGCGGCAAGGATAAGGGAGGAGATGGCAAGCCTCAAAGGGCTGAAGGAGAGCCTCCTAGAGAACCTCTCAAAGCTTGAGGGGGCGAAAGTCTGTCCACTGTGCAAGAGACCCATCGGGGAGCACGACGAGGGGGAGATAAAGGCTGAGTACAACGCAGAGATAACTTCCATCGAAAAGAAGCTGATGAGACTTGAAGAGAAGCTGAAGAGGCTCCAAAAGGGAGAACCAGAGCTAAGGAATATTATCAAGAAGGAACCAATGCTCATAAGGCTGAAGAAGACCGCCGACCTGCTGAGGGAGGCCGAGGAGAAGCTTTTCGAGTACGATTTGGAGGAGCTTGAAAAGGCCGCCGAGGAGTTTGAAGATACCAAGGCAAGGCTAATCGAGATAAAGAAGGAGCTGAGACAGTTCAAGGAGGAGCTTGAAGAGTTTGAAGACGCCAGAAAAGAGCTTGATGAGGTAAAGAATAGGCTCGCCGATATAGGAATACAGAAGGAGGAGATAGAGAAGAAGCTGGAAAAGGAAGGCTTTACCTCCTTTAACGGGGTTGAGGTGAGGCTTAAAGAACTCGAGCCAGCCTACCGTGAGTACCTGTCCCTGAAGGGGGTTCCAGAACAGCTAACGAGAGCCAGGGAAAAACTTACCTTCATTGAGCGGAAGCGTGAAGAAAGCGTTAAAACCTTTGAGGAACTGGAGGGGGAGTCAAAGGAGCTGGCGGCGGAAATAGAAAAGCTCTCAAAGGAATTCTCGGACGACAATTACAGGGAGGCCGAAAAGAGATACATGGAGAGTGCGAGGGAGCTTGAGAAGGCGAAGGCAGAGCTTAAAGGGGCGGAAGAACTTAGAGACGAGGTTGCCAAGCTCCTCGACGAGCTGAAAGCCAAGGAAAAGGAAATTGAAGATGCGGAGAAGGAGATAGAAACCGTCGAGAAGGCCATAGCGGATATGACAATCTTTAAGGAGAAGGTGGCAAGGCTCAAGGCGGAGGAGGAGCTTCGCGGGCTGGAGGAGGTTCAGAAGCTCGCGGGAGAAACCTTCTCGGAAATGACAGAGGGCAAGTACCAGGGGATAAAGCTCAAACGGGAAAAAAAGTACGGAAAGGAGAGGATAGAGCTGAAGGTGCTCTACGCCGGGAACGAAGTTGGTTTGGAGTTCCTAAGTGGCGGTGAGAGGATAGCACTCGGTTTAGCGTTCCGCCTGGCGCTCTCGCTGTACAAGGTAGGAAACCTTGAGCTACTGATTTTGGATGAGCCAACACCCTTCCTCGATGAGGAAAGACGGAAGAAGCTCATAGAGGTAATTTCCAGTCAGCTCAGGAAGATACCGCAGGTGATAATAGTTTCCCACGATGAGGAGCTGAAGGACGCCGCCGACTACGTCATCCGCGTGGAGAACGCCGGCGGAAAGAGCAGGGTGGAGGTTGAGAGCCTTGGAGCGTATTGA
- a CDS encoding DNA double-strand break repair nuclease NurA, producing the protein MERIDDRHIEEIRHFLEESRGELERLVPLVRKHYRWGNLPEPEKASVYAVDGSRMARRLSGAIIYAVSASAVGDDIYYWNDIGTLFPYSNADDRIRIHMDTLEKRVGALAAETSDLVLMDGTISGAIIRPPHYANSTTRKLYTAHGRNLLEASLDFLEALDLKWREWRREFKKGIVSGPSLLARGREGKSVFQVLMEKGSKSLKRNLWWVADTENLIVLFEYLEYLHALDKLLGGEIASVAKTFYRSDIIQTVAEREKLKKVPIMVDTPVVASLTDRKGYLRFSSKVGSKEALAQMILDLMEHGFFKNLRDILVLNGRKIEGARIRPAYVRFADGGLIYLLEVPEKQDFEETLAKILSVAEDEYVIPLEYAHHSVVIKKKEFDAYVNAVLSALVGEDERFLDFLRYGREPLE; encoded by the coding sequence TTGGAGCGTATTGATGACAGGCATATTGAGGAGATCAGACACTTCCTTGAGGAGAGCCGCGGAGAGCTTGAAAGGCTCGTCCCCCTCGTGAGAAAGCACTACCGGTGGGGGAATCTTCCGGAGCCTGAAAAGGCAAGCGTTTACGCCGTGGATGGTAGCAGGATGGCGAGGAGGTTGAGCGGGGCGATAATCTACGCCGTTTCAGCTTCGGCCGTCGGCGACGACATCTACTACTGGAACGACATCGGAACGCTTTTTCCCTACAGCAACGCCGACGACAGAATAAGGATTCACATGGACACCCTGGAGAAGAGGGTGGGTGCACTGGCCGCGGAAACATCGGACCTCGTGCTGATGGACGGCACGATAAGCGGCGCCATAATAAGACCCCCCCACTACGCCAACTCAACGACTCGGAAACTCTACACCGCCCACGGAAGAAACCTGCTCGAGGCCTCGCTGGATTTTCTTGAGGCACTGGACCTCAAGTGGCGCGAGTGGAGGCGCGAATTCAAGAAGGGAATTGTTTCCGGCCCGTCCCTGCTCGCCCGTGGAAGGGAAGGAAAGAGCGTTTTCCAGGTACTCATGGAGAAAGGCTCGAAAAGCCTGAAGAGAAACCTCTGGTGGGTGGCTGATACAGAGAACTTAATAGTCCTCTTTGAGTACCTCGAGTATCTCCACGCCCTTGACAAACTTCTGGGGGGAGAAATAGCCTCGGTGGCCAAGACGTTCTACCGCTCCGACATCATACAGACCGTTGCAGAGAGAGAAAAGCTGAAAAAGGTTCCGATAATGGTGGATACCCCTGTTGTCGCTTCCCTGACCGATAGAAAAGGCTACCTGCGCTTTTCATCGAAGGTCGGCTCAAAGGAGGCACTGGCCCAGATGATCCTCGACCTAATGGAGCACGGTTTTTTCAAGAATCTGCGCGACATCCTCGTCCTCAATGGAAGGAAGATAGAGGGCGCGAGGATAAGGCCTGCCTACGTGCGCTTCGCCGACGGCGGCTTAATTTACCTCCTTGAGGTACCGGAGAAACAAGACTTCGAGGAGACGCTTGCGAAGATCCTCTCGGTGGCAGAGGACGAGTACGTAATCCCACTCGAATACGCTCACCACTCCGTCGTCATAAAGAAGAAGGAGTTCGATGCATATGTCAACGCGGTGCTGAGCGCACTGGTTGGTGAGGATGAGCGCTTCCTCGACTTCTTAAGATATGGGAGGGAGCCGCTGGAGTGA
- the gyaR gene encoding glyoxylate reductase: MKPKVLITREIPENGLELLRKHFEVEIWEDEHEIPREVLLEKIREVDALVTMLSERIDEEVFDAAPRLRIVANYAVGYDNIDVKEATKRGIYVTNTPDVLTNATADFAWTLLLATARRLVEADKFVRSGEWEEKGVAWHPLMFLGHDVYGKTIGIVGFGRIGRTIARRAKGFGMRILYTARSRKSEAEKELGVEFRPLEELLGESDFVVLAVPLTRETYHMINEERLKLMKPTAILVNIARGKVVDTEVLVKALKEGWIAAAGLDVFEEEPYYHEELFKLKNVVLAPHIGSATYGARECMAELVARNLIAFKNGEVPPTLVNGEVVKVRKPGFRQ, from the coding sequence ATGAAACCGAAGGTTCTCATCACGCGGGAGATTCCCGAGAACGGATTAGAACTACTCAGGAAACACTTTGAGGTCGAGATCTGGGAAGATGAGCACGAGATACCTAGGGAGGTTCTCCTTGAGAAGATCCGTGAGGTTGACGCCCTCGTCACGATGCTCAGCGAGCGGATTGATGAGGAGGTTTTCGACGCCGCCCCAAGGCTGAGGATTGTGGCGAACTACGCCGTCGGCTACGACAACATTGACGTTAAAGAAGCCACGAAGCGCGGTATCTACGTCACGAACACACCCGACGTGCTCACGAACGCCACCGCCGACTTTGCCTGGACGCTTCTCTTGGCTACCGCCAGAAGGCTCGTTGAGGCCGATAAATTCGTCCGCTCCGGTGAGTGGGAGGAGAAAGGAGTCGCCTGGCACCCGCTCATGTTCCTTGGCCACGACGTCTACGGAAAGACCATCGGAATAGTGGGCTTCGGGAGGATAGGACGGACGATAGCGAGGCGCGCCAAGGGTTTCGGCATGAGAATCCTTTACACCGCGAGGAGCAGGAAGTCGGAGGCTGAGAAGGAGCTCGGTGTGGAGTTCAGGCCACTCGAAGAACTGCTGGGGGAGAGTGACTTCGTGGTTTTAGCGGTCCCGCTCACGAGGGAGACGTATCATATGATAAACGAGGAGCGCCTTAAGCTTATGAAACCGACCGCGATTCTGGTAAACATAGCCCGCGGAAAGGTGGTTGACACCGAGGTGCTGGTGAAAGCTTTGAAGGAGGGCTGGATCGCCGCTGCCGGCCTGGACGTCTTCGAGGAGGAGCCTTACTACCACGAGGAGCTGTTTAAACTGAAGAACGTGGTTTTAGCTCCTCACATAGGGAGTGCAACCTACGGGGCGAGGGAGTGCATGGCGGAGCTTGTGGCAAGGAACCTAATAGCCTTCAAGAACGGCGAGGTCCCGCCGACTCTGGTTAACGGAGAGGTTGTAAAAGTAAGAAAGCCTGGCTTTAGACAGTGA
- the rlmD gene encoding 23S rRNA (uracil(1939)-C(5))-methyltransferase RlmD — translation MMFKGRVGGISDDGLGMLKVGGRKFYVPFAYPGDVVQVWKAKRRFGRRIALDFEVIDESPLRHGARCPHFGTCGGCLWQGLKYKEQLRLKAKIFERITGVKAEIKSSPKIWGFRNVSNFIVITSGIGLKGYGNPLGVVNLRECPVFSKRTQGYLRALRGFLKETGLRPWNPREKSGEIHYLQIREGKFTGEVMVTLIAHVKPSNEILKAFNDHFSQADSIYWSLKVDGRDDPRGEAGLIAGKPYIRERVKDVTYFLHPNSFFQTNSYALPLLLKAVEGSTDGERVLDLYSGVGTFGVWLAKRGFKVEGVELNPFAVGMANRNAELNGVDSIFRVGKAEETPIRDYDTVIVDPPRKGLKEAAELLVKSGVEKVIYVSCNPKAFKLDYERHLKGVYHIDGAILIDMFPHTPHVEAVVELVKKE, via the coding sequence ATGATGTTCAAGGGTAGAGTGGGTGGCATCAGCGATGACGGCCTTGGGATGCTTAAAGTTGGGGGTAGGAAGTTCTACGTCCCGTTCGCTTATCCCGGCGACGTTGTGCAAGTTTGGAAGGCAAAGCGCCGCTTCGGTAGGAGAATCGCGCTGGATTTCGAGGTTATCGATGAATCCCCACTGAGGCATGGGGCGAGATGTCCCCACTTTGGAACCTGTGGCGGTTGCCTCTGGCAGGGGCTGAAGTACAAGGAGCAGCTGAGGCTAAAGGCAAAAATTTTTGAAAGGATAACCGGAGTAAAGGCCGAGATAAAGAGTTCCCCCAAGATTTGGGGCTTCAGAAACGTGAGCAACTTCATAGTTATAACCAGCGGGATAGGGCTAAAAGGGTACGGGAATCCCCTAGGAGTGGTCAACCTCCGCGAGTGCCCGGTATTCTCGAAGAGAACGCAGGGATACCTCCGCGCCCTCAGGGGTTTTCTGAAAGAGACCGGTTTAAGACCCTGGAATCCCAGGGAGAAAAGCGGCGAAATCCATTACCTCCAAATCAGAGAGGGGAAGTTCACTGGCGAGGTCATGGTAACCCTCATAGCCCACGTGAAGCCGTCAAATGAGATTCTGAAGGCTTTCAATGACCACTTCTCTCAAGCGGATTCCATCTACTGGAGCCTAAAGGTCGATGGGAGGGACGATCCACGCGGCGAGGCAGGGCTTATAGCTGGAAAACCTTACATACGTGAGCGGGTTAAGGACGTCACCTACTTTCTTCATCCAAACTCTTTCTTCCAGACGAACAGCTACGCCCTGCCGCTCCTCCTGAAGGCCGTTGAAGGCTCCACCGATGGTGAGAGAGTTCTGGACCTCTACTCCGGCGTTGGAACCTTCGGTGTCTGGCTCGCGAAGAGGGGATTTAAGGTTGAAGGCGTTGAGCTGAACCCCTTCGCGGTTGGGATGGCCAATAGAAACGCGGAGCTGAACGGTGTTGACTCCATCTTCAGAGTTGGGAAGGCTGAGGAGACGCCCATCAGGGATTACGACACTGTTATAGTGGATCCGCCGAGGAAGGGGCTGAAAGAAGCGGCCGAGCTTCTCGTGAAAAGTGGAGTTGAGAAGGTCATTTACGTCTCTTGCAACCCGAAGGCGTTTAAACTCGACTACGAGAGGCATCTCAAGGGTGTCTATCATATAGACGGGGCGATTCTCATCGAC